The sequence CTGCGTTCCAGTTCCTGCTCACACTGATCGGAGGGGGCGAAGGGATTGCCTCGAAGGCAGGCGGCGGCAACAATCTGCTAAGCTACGCGTCCACCGTGCTTCTGTACCTGGGGGGATTGGCGCTGGTCGCGCTTTCGAGCCTTTTGATTTACGCGTACGTGGTGGCTTCAGCGGTCATAGGCACCGTGTTTTTCGGGACCGGGGCGCTTGCAGGGACTGCGCCTGGCGCTACGCTCATACTGCCAGGGATAAACATACCGCTGGTGGAGGGAATCGTGGCGCTCGCGCTCATACTTGCAGTGCATGAAGGCGCGCACGCGATACTTTCAGTTATTGCAAAGGTGCGCATACTTTCCTCCGGAGTGGTGCTCATGGGCGTGGTGCCCATAGGCGCTTTCGTGGAGCCGGACGAGGAGGCGCTCCAGAAAACATCGGCGGAAAAACAGACCAGGGTGCTGGTCGCGGGCAGTTCGGCGAATTTCTTCGCGGCGATTGCACTGTTCATGGTTTTCGTGGCATTCCTGTTCGCGGCCGCGCCATACAGGGAAATCGGGATACTGCTGGTAGGGGGAAACCACAGCGGGGAGGTTGTCTACACGATAAACGGCCAGCCTGCCGCGGCTTTCCTCAATGCGACTAACGTGAGCGTTAATCAGACGCTGGTTTTTGAAGGGAGTAAGGGAAGCTTCGAATTGACGCTCAAGGACAGCGGAGGACTGCGGTATTATGATTTGGCCTCCAGCTTCCTGATGGCGCATTACGCGAGCCCCTGGCTCATGTTTATTTACAACCTGCTCGGGCTGGCGTTCTCGCTCAATGTGGTGGTGGGGATGGTTAATTTGCTCCCGATACCGCTTTTTGACGGCTACAGGTTATTGGAAGTGAACGTGCAGCAGAAGAAAGTGGTTGCTGTAATTTCCTGGATTGCCATAATTGCGTTCCTGGTGAACTTCCTTCCGTGGATAGTCTAATGCACCGCCCCTCACCAAAGCGCAAGAATGCAAAGGATTAAACATTCAGACGCGAATTTATTGCGGTGGTCCGATGGCTAATTCTTTCGAGTATCAGGGCGTGCGCATAACCTGGTTCGGCCACTCGAGCTTTCTTATTGAGTACGGCCCTGAGAGCGTATATGTAGACAATTACGTGCTGCCTAGTATTATAGAGAAGAAAGCGACTATAGTGATACATACGCACGGGCATTACGACCATTGCGCGGACTGCGCGAAGATAGCTGATGCGAAGACGGTTTATGCGGGAATGTGCAGGCATGCGCGCGATTTGATAGGGAACACGCTCAAAATACGGGATGTGAAAATCGAGTTCGTGGACGCGTACAACAACGGCAAGCCGTTCCACCACAAGAACTCGGGTTGCGGAGTGGTACTGGATTTGGGCGGGACGAGGATTTACCACGCAGGGGACACTGATTTCATAGCGGAGATGAGGCGGTACAGGTGCGATGTCGCGCTTCTGCCCATAGGTGGAACGGCAACGATGGACGAGAAGGAGGCGGTTGAGGCTGTGAAGGTCCTGGGGCCGAAAATAGCGATACCGATGCATTACAATTATGTTCCGATGACCAAGGCGGACCCGACTTTTTTCAGGAAGCTGGTGGAGCAGAACGCGCCGCGCACCAGGGTCGTAGTGCTGGACGCTGTTTCATGATTGAGAGGGGAGGTTGTTAAGGGGGGAGCTAATTTTGGAATATGCCCCTTAAACTAAAATCCTCTTGATTTGTAGACGTCTATCATGAGCACGTACAGGGTCGGATATAGCGAAACCAGCACGAAAAGGTCGAGCACCGGAATCACCAGGGACACCACGACGAACGCGTACATCAAGTAGAGCGCAGACACTGGGAGCAGGTTCTTGACCAGGAAGCGGAGGTTGTTCTTCAGCGAAGTGAATGCTGAGAGGTTTTTCACCGCGGCCGCGATGTAGGAGAACGTGAATACGAATCGTATCACCAGTGCCATCATCACCCCGAGGATGACTAGAAGCATTCCGGGAAATCCGAGCGGGTCGAGCTTGAGGAGCACTATGAGCGCGACTACCGGGACGTTGGCGAGCATTATGAAGAAGGCGTTGACCAGGAATATGAAGAAGAATTTGGGGCCTGATGAAACGGCGTAGCGCAGGAAATCGCGCATGTGTATCGCCCCTGACTCGGCGTTCAGCAGGCTCTTTATCATGGCGCCTTTGAATGCGGCCCAGCAGTAGGAGACGAAGGCTGCGCAGGCGAGGAACGCGAAGCCCATTATGGGCATGCCGAACCTGTCCATTATCCCTGCGTAGGAAAGCAGTGTTGAAAGGCAGAGGAGGAGCGCGAGCGCGGAAAATCCAGCTATCGCGAAAAGGAAGAACCTGAGGAACATCGCGTACAGGAACGGGGTCGGGTCCCCCGCGTACTCCTTGAGTGCCGTTATAACTGGTTCGTATGCCGCCATAACCATCACGTCGCCATCTCGCTGCCGGTCGTTTTTAATACCAGGGAAAACTATTAAAATGATGCTATGGGTTTTTCGAGGGCGTGCATTTC is a genomic window of Candidatus Micrarchaeia archaeon containing:
- a CDS encoding site-2 protease family protein — protein: MFDLVIIFAIGVGLLAAIVGLQMHVVLKFLIAIVAMFTISKILSKRLGIKDDLGMLMIKSQAGVELIRKAAGREWLWKLFADLGTVIAYGALSYFIIKRPPKERAAVLFAGLVFVSAISIFVAPTAFQFLLTLIGGGEGIASKAGGGNNLLSYASTVLLYLGGLALVALSSLLIYAYVVASAVIGTVFFGTGALAGTAPGATLILPGINIPLVEGIVALALILAVHEGAHAILSVIAKVRILSSGVVLMGVVPIGAFVEPDEEALQKTSAEKQTRVLVAGSSANFFAAIALFMVFVAFLFAAAPYREIGILLVGGNHSGEVVYTINGQPAAAFLNATNVSVNQTLVFEGSKGSFELTLKDSGGLRYYDLASSFLMAHYASPWLMFIYNLLGLAFSLNVVVGMVNLLPIPLFDGYRLLEVNVQQKKVVAVISWIAIIAFLVNFLPWIV
- a CDS encoding MBL fold metallo-hydrolase translates to MANSFEYQGVRITWFGHSSFLIEYGPESVYVDNYVLPSIIEKKATIVIHTHGHYDHCADCAKIADAKTVYAGMCRHARDLIGNTLKIRDVKIEFVDAYNNGKPFHHKNSGCGVVLDLGGTRIYHAGDTDFIAEMRRYRCDVALLPIGGTATMDEKEAVEAVKVLGPKIAIPMHYNYVPMTKADPTFFRKLVEQNAPRTRVVVLDAVS